One genomic window of Candidatus Kuenenia stuttgartiensis includes the following:
- a CDS encoding DUF2149 domain-containing protein, with product MKYLKKRRMVIGKEADLHQEDPMSGVASLFDVGLVFIVGLIGALISAYSLLDFLQPKTEITMVRKNDNGQVEIVTKKGKQVKIEKVTGKQLQGEGARLGIAYRLKDGKVIYVPEGSE from the coding sequence ATGAAATATCTGAAAAAAAGACGTATGGTTATAGGAAAGGAAGCAGACCTCCATCAGGAAGACCCCATGTCAGGCGTGGCAAGTCTGTTTGATGTGGGATTAGTATTTATTGTAGGCCTTATCGGCGCCTTAATCAGCGCTTACAGCCTGCTTGATTTCCTCCAGCCCAAAACAGAAATCACGATGGTCAGGAAAAACGACAATGGCCAGGTAGAGATTGTTACAAAAAAGGGTAAACAGGTAAAAATTGAAAAAGTTACCGGTAAGCAATTACAAGGAGAAGGTGCCCGGCTCGGGATAGCATATCGGTTAAAAGATGGAAAAGTAATCTATGTGCCAGAGGGGTCTGAATAG
- a CDS encoding MotA/TolQ/ExbB proton channel family protein, whose translation MKLINLLQSILSVISSAMLYPVMILLIVLFVWMIITTGEFFSEYRKRKKHTLKREMKELIESLIESLSQKKPEISPFLKREMPAYFREFLGEFIDELKGDKDARGIRIEYLLQSKEQKMARSLDKLRLMVRIGPTLGLMGTIIPMGPALSALSKGDLEMLSSNIIIAFTTTVVGLAIGITAYFLSMMKNRWIHEDIKNIEYFTEGIMKNKEEPTTGGFGG comes from the coding sequence ATGAAACTAATTAATCTATTGCAAAGTATTCTTTCTGTGATTTCATCAGCGATGCTCTATCCCGTCATGATTCTATTGATCGTTCTTTTTGTATGGATGATCATAACCACAGGAGAATTTTTTTCGGAATACCGGAAGAGAAAGAAACATACCCTTAAACGGGAAATGAAAGAATTAATTGAATCACTCATCGAATCATTATCTCAAAAAAAACCGGAGATATCCCCTTTTTTAAAAAGAGAAATGCCTGCTTACTTCAGGGAATTTCTAGGGGAATTTATCGATGAGTTAAAGGGGGATAAGGATGCCAGGGGAATTCGTATTGAATATCTGCTGCAAAGCAAGGAACAAAAAATGGCCAGGAGTTTAGATAAACTACGGCTCATGGTCCGTATAGGCCCCACCCTTGGATTAATGGGAACCATAATTCCTATGGGTCCTGCCCTGTCCGCTTTGTCAAAGGGCGACCTTGAAATGTTATCAAGCAATATCATTATTGCCTTTACCACAACCGTAGTGGGATTAGCGATTGGGATTACTGCCTATTTTCTTTCGATGATGAAAAACAGGTGGATTCATGAGGATATAAAAAACATTGAGTATTTTACTGAAGGTATTATGAAAAATAAGGAGGAGCCAACCACTGGTGGTTTTGGAGGATAA